In one Alnus glutinosa chromosome 12, dhAlnGlut1.1, whole genome shotgun sequence genomic region, the following are encoded:
- the LOC133851339 gene encoding uncharacterized protein LOC133851339 — MEKIEHRIVPTNGINMHIASIGTGPVVLFLHGFPELWYSWRHQLLYLSSLGYRCIAPDLRGYGDTDAPPSASSYTAFHIIGDLVGLLDHLGIDQVFLVAHDWGAVMAWYFCLFRPDRIKALVNMSVAFRPRNPLRKPLESLRFLFGDDYYICRFQEPGEIEEEFSHAGCEGVIKGFLTSRNPRPPCIPKGGYVALRDTPVTLPSWLSEEDISYFASKFGKKGFTGGLNYYRAMDLTWELTALWTGVQIKVPVKFIVGELDITYSIPGVQDYIHKGGFKKDVPFLQEVVVMEGAAHFINQEKAEEVSEHIYDFIKGF; from the exons atGGAGAAGATAGAGCACAGAATAGTACCCACAAATGGCATAAACATGCACATAGCGTCAATAGGGACAGGCCCAGTGGTCCTCTTCCTCCACGGCTTCCCTGAGCTCTGGTACTCGTGGCGCCACCAGCTTCTTTACCTATCTTCCCTCGGCTACCGCTGCATAGCCCCCGACCTCCGAGGATATGGAGACACTGACGCGCCGCCCTCCGCCTCCTCCTACACTGCGTTCCACATCATCGGCGACCTCGTCGGCCTTCTCGACCATCTGGGTATCGACCAGGTCTTCTTGGTCGCCCATGACTGGGGGGCTGTGATGGCCTGGTACTTCTGCTTGTTCAGGCCCGACCGGATCAAGGCTTTGGTCAACATGAGCGTGGCTTTCCGTCCGAGGAATCCACTAAGAAAGCCTCTGGAGAGCCTCAGGTTTTTGTTTGGTGATGATTACTATATTTGCAGGTTTCAG GAACCTGGGGAGATTGAAGAAGAATTTTCTCATGCCGGATGTGAAGGAGTAATAAAGGGATTTCTTACATCTCGCAATCCACGCCCACCTTGTATACCTAAAGGAGGATATGTAGCTCTCCGTGACACTCCAGTTACCTTGCCCTCTTGGCTGTCAGAAGAAGATATCAGTTATTTTGCAAGCAAATTTGGCAAGAAAGGCTTCACTGGAGGACTGAACTATTATCGAGCTATGGACCT AACCTGGGAGCTCACAGCCCTGTGGACTGGAGTACAAATCAAAGTGCCAGTGAAGTTTATTGTGGGTGAGCTAGACATCACCTATTCTATCCCTGGTGTCCAGGATTATATACACAAAGGTGGCTTCAAGAAAGACGTGCCATTTTTGCAAGAAGTAGTTGTGATGGAAGGAGCAGCTCACTTTATAAACCAAGAAAAGGCCGAGGAGGTCAGCGAACACATATACGACTTTATCAAGGGGTTCTAG